The Nitrospirota bacterium sequence ATATTGCCATAGTGGTTTATTGAATGATATATCCAGTACAGCGTGCCAAAAAAATAGGGGATACCGAGGTAAAAACCGGAGCGAAAAGCCTCAGATGGCTTTTTATCCACGATGGAAATTAAGAACGGCGCAAGCGCAATCCAAGCAAGGAAGAAAAGATTAAAAGTCGGGAAACAAAATATGAGAAGGGCGCCTGAAAGTATAGAGGGCCCGTAAATATAGAGCTTTTTTGCTATAAAATTTCTCATGCCTTGACAATAAAAAACTTAAAAGTGTAAAGTTAAAAGTTAACTGAGCAAGGTTGCATTTAAGATTTAACCTACAACCTTTAACTCTAAACTTAATCGTACGGGCAGTTAGCTCAGTCGGTAGAGCAGAGGCCTGAAAAGCCTCGTGTCCGCAGTTCGATTCTGCGACTGCCCACCATGATTTTATTCTTATGGCCAATGTTGAGTCAAGAACAATCGCAACCCTTAAGACTTTTGGGTTAATAGAGCTTGCAAGAAAGCGCCTTTAAAATGCCGGATATCCTAAAAATCTCCGCTGTCTTTGTCCCTTATACTCATTCTTTTAAGAAAGAAAATGAACATAGGTTATGTCCTGCTGATCGCCTCCGGAGTCCTTGCAATTTTATATCTTATGTCCCCGCTCTCAATGGCGTCTGCAATAAAGGCTGCGTTTCTGGATAAAGTTACAATCAAGCTTGCGCTGGCCCTGACCCTTATAAGGGCTTTTGAATTAATACTCAGAGAGAAAGATGTGCTGTCAGAAATGATGAAGGCCTCGCGGCTGTTGTTAAGAAGAAAGAAGGCAGTTGTGGTCTCAATGCCTCTGCTGATAGGGCTTCTGCCCTCTGTGGGAGGAGCGTATTTTTCAGCGCCTATGGTTGAGGAATCTGCAGAAGGCATGAATATGTCACAGGAAGAAAAGGCATTTGTAAATTACTGGTTCAGGCATCCGTGGGAGTATATCCTTCCGCTTTATCCCGGAATATTGCTTGCCGCAGCAGTGTCAAACATAGAGCTGAGGAATTTAATTATTGCAAATATGCCCTACGCTGTTTTTATCGTGATAACAGGATTCATGTTCAGCATGAGAGGCGCTTCAGGCAGATTTTCAGAGGCCGGAAACATATCAAGAAAAGGGCTCTTCAGTTTTGTCCCCATAGCGATAGTGCTTCTGCTGGTTGTTTTCTTTCATATAGAGCTTCACTATGCCCTGCTCATTGTAGTCCCGGGGCTTTTTATCTTTTACAGGTTTGGGCTGAAAGATGTAGTAAGGGCAGTTAAGCACGGGTTGTCGCTTGATGTCATCATGCTTATAGCAGGCATCATGATATTTAAGGAAATCATGGAGGCGTCAGGCGCGGTAAAAAACCTCAGCGAGTTCCTGAGGTTAAACGGCATTCCTGCTGCTCCGCTGCTTTTTCTGCTGCCGTTTGTCAGCGGCCTGCTGACAGGCGTGACAGTCGGATTTGTCGGGAGCACATTCCCGCTGCTACTGAGCATTGCGGGAGAATCATCTGCCGGAATAATCTCGTTTGCATTTGCCTCTGGTTTTTTCGGGGTTCTGCTTTCTCCTGTTCACATCTGCCTTGTGCTTACGAGAGAATATTTCAAGGCGGATATGTGGGGTGTTTATAAGAAGATAATCCCCGCCGCCTCTGTCGTGTTTCTTGTTGCTGTCGCCGAGTATCTGATTTTAAGGTAGCGTGTTCTTTATCTTGATTAAATCCACGGTGAACGGTTAGTATAATAATCAAATTTTTCTCTCCTCCCCCGATATTATCGGGGCAGGCAGAATGGAGGTTACAATGTTTAATGACATAGCATGGGCAATGGCGCCGACACAAGGGAAGGGAGCAGAGGGAGGAGCATCAACAATCATGTCCTTTCTTCCGTTAATATTGATTTTTGTTGTTTTTTATTTTCTCATGATAAGGCCGCAGCAGAAGAAGGCTAAGGAACATAAGCAGATGCTTGAAGGCTTAAAAAAGGGAGACAAGGTTATCACATCAGGCGGGGTATACGCTGTTATAGAGGCTGTTGGCACAACCACAGTGACCTTGAAGATTGCGGAAAATGTAAAGGTAAAGTTCGGCAAGGCATACATTGCGGCAGTAAGGCCTGCTTCAGAGGAAGATTGATTTGGCTCCGGACCTCAGAGCCTTGCACAATAACAAAAAGGCAAGGCTTTATATTGAAATGGCAGATAAATATCTTGAGGTCATCGGCTACACCGAGCATGGCCTCAGGCATACGGATATTGTCTCTAAAGCTGCTTACAATATACTGAAAAAACTTTCGTTCAGCGAAAGCGAAGCAGAGCTGGCTGCGGCAGCAGGGTTTCTGCACGACATCGGTAATATGCTCGGAAGGAGCAATCACCATAAAATGGGTGCAATTCTTGCGAAAGAAGTTCTTGAGGAACTCGGCTATGACCTCAGAGACATTATAAGAGCTATGAGGGCCATAGTAATGCATGAGGAAGATGAAGGGGTGATACCGGATGCTATCGCGGCAGCGCTGATTCTCGCTGATAAAGCTGATGTGCACAGGAGCAGGGTGAGAAATCCTGCCATGGTTACAGAGGACATACACGACAGGGTTAATTATGCGGCAACAGAGTCAGAACTCACGATAGATGCAGACAAGAAGCTCATTATGCTTTCGCTTGTAATAGATACAAGGATATCTCAGGTGATAGAATACTTTGAGATATTCCTGTCGCGCATGATTGCCTGCAGAAAGGCGGCAAGGGTTTTAAACTGTGAATTCCAGCTTTATATAAACGACACAAGACTGGCATGAAAAAGTTCAGAGTTCAGAGTTGAAAGTTAAAAGTTTTTCTAAATAACTTCTAACTCTCAACTTTAAATTTTTAACTTATTTTTTGGAGGTTTAGATTTAGATGAAAAAAAGGATTCAATGGAGATTTATTCTTATCGGCGCAACACTTATGCTCGCAGCAGTATTTTTTCTGCCGAACACGCCGTTTTTCAAAGAGATGCCTGACTGGTGGACAAAGAATATGCCTGACAAGGGCATAACCTTAGGGCTTGACCTTCAGGGCGGGATACACCTTGTCTTTGAGGTTGAAGGCGAAAAGGCTGTTGAGATAACAACGGAAAGGATGGCCCAATCATTAAAGGATATTCTTTCAAAGAAAAAATTAAATACAGAGATTACAAGCAAAGGGCTGCTTATAACAGTTGCTCCCTCTTCGATGGAAATAAGGAAAGCCATAGAAGACAATTATCCGGTGCTTACACCTGTTGAGACAGGGACGAATATTGTCTATAAGATATCAGACAAAGAGGCAAAAAGGATTAAGGACAATGCCGCTGACCAGGCGCTTGAAACAATCAGAAACAGGATTGACCAGTTCGGAGTTGCAGAGCCTACGATTCACAGGCAGGGGACAAATGAGATAGTGGTCCAGCTTCCCGGAATAAAGGATCCGAAAAGGGCCATAGAGATAATCGGAAAGACGGCACAGCTTGAATTCAAGCTTGTTGATGACGTATCCCCTGTTGCCGCAGAGATACCTGCAACAGCAGCGCCGGGTGAGGAAGACGCTGTTCTCAAGAAGTTCGCAGAAAAAATTCCCTCGGATGATGAGATACTCTTTGAGAAAAAGGT is a genomic window containing:
- a CDS encoding DUF401 family protein, whose translation is MNIGYVLLIASGVLAILYLMSPLSMASAIKAAFLDKVTIKLALALTLIRAFELILREKDVLSEMMKASRLLLRRKKAVVVSMPLLIGLLPSVGGAYFSAPMVEESAEGMNMSQEEKAFVNYWFRHPWEYILPLYPGILLAAAVSNIELRNLIIANMPYAVFIVITGFMFSMRGASGRFSEAGNISRKGLFSFVPIAIVLLLVVFFHIELHYALLIVVPGLFIFYRFGLKDVVRAVKHGLSLDVIMLIAGIMIFKEIMEASGAVKNLSEFLRLNGIPAAPLLFLLPFVSGLLTGVTVGFVGSTFPLLLSIAGESSAGIISFAFASGFFGVLLSPVHICLVLTREYFKADMWGVYKKIIPAASVVFLVAVAEYLILR
- the yajC gene encoding preprotein translocase subunit YajC, with protein sequence MEVTMFNDIAWAMAPTQGKGAEGGASTIMSFLPLILIFVVFYFLMIRPQQKKAKEHKQMLEGLKKGDKVITSGGVYAVIEAVGTTTVTLKIAENVKVKFGKAYIAAVRPASEED
- a CDS encoding HD domain-containing protein, coding for MADKYLEVIGYTEHGLRHTDIVSKAAYNILKKLSFSESEAELAAAAGFLHDIGNMLGRSNHHKMGAILAKEVLEELGYDLRDIIRAMRAIVMHEEDEGVIPDAIAAALILADKADVHRSRVRNPAMVTEDIHDRVNYAATESELTIDADKKLIMLSLVIDTRISQVIEYFEIFLSRMIACRKAARVLNCEFQLYINDTRLA